The segment TCCGGAGAAATCAGTTATAATTAATTCTCTATAACTGTTAGACTGCGCTCCTCCAATCCACCATTCGTTCTGTGCTTCCAGCTGAATGTAAATCTGGACGTTTGCATCGGGCGAGGCTTCGTAGTGAGCGTAAATACGGCTGTCATAGCTATAGGAGATTGCATTCCTATAATTGGTGATCGTACCCAGGTTGGTGCTATTGTATCTAGGCATAAGAACTTCTGCATTGCCTACTGGGTTCCTTGTATCGATCGTGTCATTTGAAAAAACTATAATAGCAAAGTCCACAGCTCGTGGATATGTATCTGGTCCATCTCCCCTCAAAGCAAATTTAGGCTCTATCTTCTCAGTTCTCATCGAAAGCATAGGTCCGTGTTCTGTTTCTACAAAGGTGGTTTCCCATTTAACCCTCTGATTGTCATAAGTGGAATTTATGATATTCTGTCCTACAGAAGAAGTATTGTTCAGCATAGGCAGTGGCATATAAAAAGTGACATTGCTCAGGGGCGAGTCGGTTGTGATTTGAATAAGGTAGTAATAGCTTTCCTTGGATGTACTATTGTACACTTCCAGCTTTTTCTCTTCCCACCAGAGAGACAGCAGACCAGCTGAAACGACTAATATCAAGATAAAGACAATCCAGATCTTGAGCAGAGTTTTCATTCTCATTTTTCGCCACCTGATATAATTGTGAGATGTTTTATAAGGCATATAATTGTTTTCAGAAACTAACTCTAAGATGCTATCACCAAAGCACATCAACAAAGAAAGGAGATGCTCCCAGGGGCATCTCATTATGCAGGAATCTCAATTTTATCACAACATTATATAATCATATAATCCGTGATTGTATCTTGCTGTCTTCTGAACGCACTGCGCAGTATAGTAATTCAAGGTTATATCTGTCCTCCAGGTAGAGCTGGTTGTCATTTTGTTTTTGATATAATCGTAATACTGAGCACTATAATCAGCATTATCTTCAACTGCCTGTTCTGGATTCGTGACTGTGATTTTCTGAGTATTTCCTGAAACATATGATTTGAAATTATATCCAGTACTCCAATTACTGCTTACGTGGCTTTCATATGTATTGTGGATAGCAGCATTGAACAAAGCATCTACGAATCCACCAAGGTAGTCTGTGGCCCCTTTACTATGGAACGGAAGACCTACATCCGATAAATAGTGGCTTGAGTATCCAAATCTCTGATGAGCTGTGGCATAATACCCATTATTTATTGCAAATATTGCAGAATCCGCGAATTCATCACATCTGCTTGGTGCGCCTCCAATTCCCCAAAAAGCATCTTCGTAATGATTGTAGTACCTATATGCATAAGGATCAAAACCACTCGCATCTGGGTCGTCAGCAGCATCACGAGCATAACTTCTATAGGATGAACCATCACAAGAGTAGTTAGCAAAATCTTTATGTGGGGTACTATACCATTTAATTTCGATGGACTCGCTTTTTTCCTTTATAAAACGTTCTTCCATTATCTTGCTTACATTGCTCAATGCAAGATTATCCTCAGCTGTAAACTTCTCCGGGTATCTGTTCCAGATATCCTGCAAATCAGCTTTTAGTTTTCTTTGTCTTCCTTCCCGAGATTAGATTCATCAACTGCAGCCATATAAGCAGCTTGACTTTCTTTATCAGTTGCTGCAAAGGCAATCCAGCTGTAAGGAGATGCTTTCACAACATCCGGTAAAGAGGCCTGTAGATTCAAATAATCTTCAACCTTTTTCATTCCTTCTTCGCCCAACTCAGCTTCCAAAGCTTCCATTTGTAATTGAGAAGCATCTTTGATATGAGAAGCATCATTGATTGAGGTTGCCACTTTTTTTTCTTTGGTCGCAGCCATTGCTGATGGTGTAAGACAGAGACACAACAGCAAAGCAATACATAGCAATGCACTGTATTTTCGATTCATTTCTTTAAACCTCATTTTCCTTCTCCTGAGGCAAGAAACGCAAAGCTTAAACTAAATAAAAGCTAACATTACCATGCCTCAGGGCAATTCAGGAATCCAGGACGATATCTCCATAATACTGTCTGGATTTCGGCTATATTTCTTTATGTAGTAATAGAAAAATAGTAGCAATGTATAAAGCAGTTATGGCCTTTTCATCCAACTCAAATTTGTGCTAACAATCAGCCTATCAAGTTAAGCAGGAGAGACGAACCACTCTGTGGAATGAAGTAGGAAACCATTAGTTATAACGAGTGTAATTTACCAATTATAGGCATCATCGTGGTGAGAGAAATGTACAAGCGAAACTGTCCTCTGTTTCATATCCACTGCCAAGATAAGCACAAAGCTAGTCATAATGTGTACCCTATAATAGCCAGCAAGCTCGTTACGTAGGGGTTTAAATCGAGTTGGATTTTCGAGAATTTCGCTAATCTTCTTTTCAAGCACATTCTGCAAATGAGGATTTTTCTTCGTAAGCCTCTTGATATCCTTCTGACACTCTGGCAAGATGTAAAGGGAATAACTCACATCAATCACCAAAAAAGTTATTTGAATATGTCAGATATGTCTTTGACAGGTACAGCCGTGTTCTTATCTGATCTCAGGATCCTTTCGATCACTTCTTCCTTTATTGGCAGTTCATCAGCAGGATGCCAATCTATCATCTCACAAAACTCAGCATCCTCCTCTGAAATGCTCTTATCCCGGATATAGACTTCAAGTATCTTTCGTTTCTGTATTCCATCCTGTGCGACCTTAGACCACTTTACCCATGAAAGTGCCTGAATCTTATCGTAAAGTTCGTCATCAATTGGAATAGTTAATGTAGCCATTAATTATCACAGTTCCTTTGAAAACGTTCAAATTCATCAAGCATCTCAATCTTCTTCTGAATGCTTTCTTTTGCGACCTGAACCCAGTTAATATCCGGCAACGAGTCCATCTCGTTCTTGAGCTCTTCTGGAATGGCTATGGTAAACCTTTTCATGAATAACACCAATTGCATAGGATTATGCATTTGCACATATATTTAGTTAATGCGTAGGGGGGACGACAATTGAAGGGAACACGAATCTACAGAAAAGACGGCTTTTTCTCCCGGTAAATGCAAAAAAGAAGGGCTATTAAAGCTGTATTATGTTACGAAATGACTTTTTTGAGCAATATCTTATATTGTGCCTCTGATTTGTAATAGAAGGGTGATTCCTCGAGTTAATTGACAAATGAAGGACAATTAATACTTTCTCACTCATGCTATCAATATAGAAAGATATTTTGATATCAAGATGTCTATGCAATTTGATATCAAGAAATGGCTGTTATAACAGAACCAGCTCAGTGCCAGTAAAATTATACAAAACAGAAGTATATTTAATGTATGTATAATATATTGGCAAACATGAGGATAAGATCAGCAAACTGGCATCTGACCATGGCCTGCAATTATAGCTGCAGGTTCTGCTTCTACAAAAACATGAAAGGAGAGTTTAAGGGCTGCGAAAGAGCCAGACATATCCTTGAGGTCCTGAAAGCCAGGGGGATCGAGAAGATCAACTTTGCCGGTGGAGAGCCGCTTCTGCACAAGGACCTGAACTGCTTCCTGAAGCTGGCAAAAGAGATGGGGTTTGTGGTCAGCATTGTCACGAATGGTTCGTTGCTAAATGAGAATAATCTCAGGGAAATGAGCGAGTATGTTGACTGGGTAGGCATCTCGGTGGATTCTGCAGAAGAGAAAATAGAAAAACAGCTGGGAAGAGGTTATGGGAACCATGTGGAACATGTACGGAGAATGTGCAGGCTTGTTCATGATAATGGGATGGGGCTTAAGATCAATACAACTGTCACCAGACTGAACTATTCTGAAGATATGAGGCCTTTCATATCCTCGCTGGCTCCTGCCAGGTGGAAGATCTTCCAGATGCTTTCCATGAAAGGCCAGAACAGCGATGCTTTGGATCCGCTCCTGACCTGTGATGAGTTTGAGATGTTCAGGGACATCAACAAAGGATTGGTATTGAGTAATGGAGCTGCTCCGACATTTGAGTCCACTGACGATATGCTGGAGTCTTATCTGATCATCGGCTTTGACGGGAACATTCTCCTGAGCAGGGGCAACCAGCGTTCGACAATTCCTTTGGAGGAACTGAACTGTCTGGAATTAGCAGACCTGGTGGACAGTTGCGAATACTAAGAGAAACCTAACATCTTTTTTTCAGTTCGAGAAAGCGGCCATAAACCCTTGATAATATAAAATGCTACAACTTTTTAGAATATAATGGTTGGATAGAAGATGAAAATAGATAGCTTTACAGAAGTATATATGGCTGTGGAGGAAGCATCTCTCTATGCATTAGGATTTGGTAAGATTTCAGAAAGGTTCAGATTACATATTTGACCGCATATCTGAAAAGAAACTCTGCACCAATTTTGCAGAAGGCAGCATTAAGTCTCTTGAATTCAATTATTGCTGCTGAGACTCGGTGACGTCTTAAGTTTTGTGTTCTGAACAAAAAGCACTCAATAAATAGAAATATATAAAGTATTTTGGTAGCCCGGCACGGATTCGAACCGAGGTTGCGGGATCCAGAGTCCTGCATGATTGACCACTACACTACCGGGCTGCTACGAAAGTATTCCTTACATTGCAATAGTAAGATATTAAGATATCGGTCGATGGTTCATGGGTTTTTAAAGGTTTTCCGGATTCTCGTTCAGGACAGCTGTCCACCACCATCTGGCCATATCAAGAAGATCCTTGCTGAACTGGCCTGAAAGGCGATACTCACCGTTACGATTCGATATCAGACCCGCACCTAGCAGCTTGTTGCGCATGGCGTAGAATGAGGCACGCCCGATATCAAGCTCCTCGAGCATTTTTTCCCACTCGCTGGTCTTGATAGGGTTGCCACTCTTCTGGCGCTCTTCAACCATGATAAGGAATTTCTGGCCGCGCACGGCAGTGGCTTCTTCCTGGAAGAGCCGTCTCATCAGGTTATAATAGGGGTCCCTGGAGTGAGTTATGCGCGCATTTGCATCGGAACGTATAACGATGGTAGTAGACGTGCGTGGCGCATTCTTGACTATAGACATGACCCGTTACCTTAAACGGCCAGCTGCTGAGTGCTGCCGGATTCAAGCGCACTTCTGATCAGGTCCGCATATTCTTCTTTGAGTGAATACACAATAGGTGTCTTATAGGACTCCTTGTGGGACCTCAGTATCCCGATCTTGGAGTATATGTATCCGACCATTGACGCAACAGCGCTGCGTGAGATCTCATACTTTTCAGTGATAGATGCATGTAATTCATCTACGGTGGTTTCCTTTACGCTGAGGAACTTTGATAATATGTGGCTGCGAAGACCATTGACATCAAGTTCGATAAAGCGTTGTAGTCTCCGTTTTATTTTTGATCGAATTGATTCTATAGTCACACCTCTTACTATATTGATATAGCAGTTTTTATATGAATTTCTATCTATAAATAGGTTTTTAAAGTTTCAGATCATGAGATGCTAAAGGCATACTGGAGTTCTGCACAGGTATCATATGCCTCTGCCTATCTCTCAGTTTCCGAGGTGGCCATGTCCTATACTTACGACCTGCAAAACAACACATTGAAAGCCGACGACATTGAACTTCCTCTTGATAATCTTGAGCAGAATCTGGTTGGTACCTGCAGCAAGTGTAATGCCGATGTCGTCAGTATAAGTTATCATCTGCTTGACAGGCGGACAGTTGTTGCTTCTCGATGCTCTGCATGCGGTCGGATGTATGCTATCCTTTATGATGAGTACTGGATATGGCTTGGAGAGCATCCTCTCCTCAGCGTGGCTGATCCTCCCAAACAGGCCAGCCTGGATAACCTGGATGCAGAGATAAAGGAAATAGCAGAACCTTCTGAAGAGCTGCTGGCTTTACAGGCAATCCCTCTTAAAAAACTGGAAACCGTGTTCACCCAGGCAGAGATCAAGACCCTGTTTGCAAGGGCAAGCGGCAAGAAATATGTCCGTCAGTATCTTTATCGCGCCCGCAAAAAATATCCCGAGTTTGGAGAGCTATTTGATATCTACCTGAATATCTGAAAAGATTATAATTTTGCCAGCAGTTGCATCATGGATCGCAGTTTGGATAAAGTTGGAGATGTAAATTTGTTCTAAAGAGCTCTTATTCAGTCCCGCATATACTTTAAAGTGTATATTTAAAAGTAACAGAAAAGTGTTATATTAAATAGAAGCAAATATATATTATTAATTTTATTTAGTTTATATTATTTTAGTTTAATTATAAAAATAGAAAATATATCCAGTTTTGTTCGTAGCAATGCGGCCATATTTTGCCTGGAAGGCTCTACAAATAAGTGAGAGTTATTGTAATAATGAGGAGGATTTTAATGCAAGTAGGTTATTTAAAAGGTTTTCTTAAGTTTTTCTCGTTTAAAATATGCGTATTTTTATATTAATATAATTGGCCTCTTGAGGGTACACTCAGCATATCAAAAAAGTCCTAATAAATATAGGGTGCAAACAGAATACTGTGCATGAAAAATTAGATAAGTTATCCATTATTTAGCTCAGTTGCCTTATATTAATTGTCCTGTATGCAGCAATTATTTCTTCCAGAAAGTTCCTCCTTCAATTAAACGAGGTGAATTGGCTATTGTCTCAGAAAGCCGCCGCCGCTTCCTGTTACATATAGTATGTGAATGAAGAGTTTATGGAATAAGGATATGTGAATTTCCTATCTTTTTTTGCAGATCATCATAGGGTTGAAGGTGGAGAACCCTCCATTCATATAGTCTATGAAACATCCGAGTTGAGAAAAGTATAGGGTTTGAAAAATCGGCAAAATCCGTTCTTATAGTTTATAGCAATATCTAGCATTGTAAATTTTTTGCGCTTTTCGTTATGCAGCAATATAACTAAAAGTTATTTTAATAAATTGCATTATTATGGATTTGAAAATTTGCTGACTCTTATAGAACTACATTACTTAAAGTTATAATTGAGGCTTATTTTATTACAAAAGTAACCCTTTTATCAAATCAGGACCAATACTAGAACTATATACAGAAAGTGGAATTGAATTTTTATTAAGCTATTTTTATATTAACTTTTTTAATGCGGAGAGTCTATCATAAACAAGCCTAAAAGGTTAATATAAAAATATCATTAATAAATTATTAATGCTCATATTTGTACACCGACTGTATTTAAAAATAAAGTTTTGTTTATAAATTTTTACTCTAGTAAATAAATTAGTAGGTAATCGTTCGTAACTAGACTAACGGGGAAGCATTATACACTAAACTATATGCAAAACAAGTAGTTTAAAATGTAACTTATTATAGTTACACATAGTTACAAATTAAAATTATAGAGATCTTCCATAGTTCTCATAGTTTCCTTCACCTCAGCAACCCGGCCTATTTTGGACCAGGCCACTAGCATTGAGCAAAAGACTTGCTCCTGTCGTTAGCATCAAGATAATAGAATTACGCTCCTTTGCTTTCCTCTCCTGTAGCAAAGCAGTACACAACTACAGAACCAGTTAAAAGTGGGGATCGATATATATCCAGATGCCATCTAACCAGAAAACGGTTTTAAGCCCAATTAAATTAACTGTGTGCGGGCACCGCGAACTGAGCGGTGCCCTCGGTTGGTGCTTATTGGTTATGTTTTTATGTGGCATATTAGTTTCTGGCATTAAGGAATATACTCTTGTTGAAACTGACTTTTTAATATAAGTGCCGGAGTTTAATTATATTAAAGAAAGAGCAGCACATCTTTAGCGCGTTCTTACATAGATTCTTACTCTTTAACTGGTTCAGGTTAATCCCACATTCAGATTTGTGAGAATACTTTCAGGAAACATATAAGAAACATATAATGACTTGGAGGAACGGGCACCGTCGCATACTACAGTGCCCTTATAATGACGTGGGGCCTGTTTCCTGAACCACTTGGCACTATCTTGTAGCATATTATATACGGGTAATGAAACACTATTTCATATCAAAAATATGGCCACAAAAGAGAGGGCGTCGAAACTTGTCGCTACCTCGGTTGCTTATTTAAATTCTTTCATTTGCGCATAATGATTATTGAATAAGATATTTATCTTTATTGAAAGTTTCCTACTTTAAAAAGGAAGATAGTACTCTCTTTTAAGTGAATACTGATGTTCAAGAATGAAAAACACCTTCCATGCATCACTTTCTGTGCTTCCGGAGCCATTCTTCATACGGTCTGATGAAATGCCTTGCATTGCTTCTTGATCCGCTGCAAACCAGGGAGGAAATGTGACATATTTCAAAGCAGTTTCAAAACAATTTCAAAGTTTCTCCACTATTAACCTGTAAAGTTTTAATATTAGGATTGTATCGAACTAATTAAGACCAGAGGATAGAGGAATTTGTAAAGCTGACTCTCATTTTTTGGAAAGGTAGTATGCACAGTTTGAACATACATATTATAGGGTTAATTTATTTTTAAAAGCGGATTTAATATAAGGATATTTTTATAATTAACTTCCGCTTTTGTCGACTATAGAGGCTGTGATCAGAAAGTATAATTATACATATAGCATTATAATTAATATGAAAAGCCAAGAATTTTTTTAGTTAACATCATTATCTTTATATATTATATTAAATTTTTATATTTGCATTTACCATATAACTTGTGGTATATGCTATAATCATAATAAAATGGCATAGATCAACATCATTAAAATTTATGCAGGCCGTGTATCCTATGATGTACTCACGGTATCTTACATGAGCTTGAACATTTGCTTTTTGTAAAAGGCATATCTTCTTGAATCTGAAAAAGTGAGAGTTGGATGAGGATTTACAATAAAGGATATTAAGTTCCACATCAATCTGGAATGGTGACAAAAGGAGTATGGATAAAAACCGATTGCTGCTCTATATGACAGTATTCCTGATAATGGGGCTGTCAAACTCGGTCATTCCGGTATTACCGGAAATGGCAGCCTTGTGGCAGGGAAACGGCGGAGTGCTTGCATCGAGCCTGCTGTTCTCAGGGTATTTTATCGGAGCTTTGCTTACAATGCTGCCTTTCGGGATGCTCTCTGACAGGTATGAAAAGCGGAGCCTCATACTCATAGCAATCACACTGACGCTCGTTTCCGGCGTGGTGCTCCTGAGAAGCGGTAATCTCTATATGCTTGTACTTGCGAGGCTGGTAGAAGGAGTAGCCTGCGGGGCCTTTTTTCCGGTAGCCTACGCAGTGCTCTCGGAATATCCTCAAAGGAACCGGTACATCGGGGAGTTCAACTTCCTGCTGAATGCCGGACTGGCAGTCGGGGTTGCGCTGGCAGGTTACCTGGCGGAGTGGAGTATCAGGGGCGGTATCCTTGTCTTCACCCTGATGGCAATGGTCGTACTGGCAGCCGGGATCTCTGCTCTCAGGCGGGAAGATACAGGAACGGGCAGGACTCAAATCAAGCCAAAAAAAGTGAGAGTTGACAGGCGGCAAGACAAAATGCCTTCCCCCGGTAAGATCGCGGGTCACTTTGCAGATAGAGATTTCTATCGCATATGGATCATATCTTTCCTCCTTTTTGGAATAAGCGGTGTCCTGACGGCATTCTATCCGGAGTACAGCCAGGACATGCTGAGTAAAGCGGCACTTGGCCTGTCTATCGCAGCAATGTATGTCAGCGCCATGGCAGCAAACATAGTTGTAGGAAGGATGGACATACATTACAATGTTCTTATCAGGGGCGGAGTGGTGATCGCAGTAGGCGGCGCTCTCTTAGCTATAATTTATCCATTGCCCGGATTTGCACTGATAGGTACAGGCTCCGGCGCAGCCATGATAGGTTTACCGGTGGCGGTCGCCCATATGAGGATCCCAAGAGGGCTTGCAATGGGCATCTTCAACACATACACTTACGCAGGAATGGGACTGATGCCTGTAATTGCAGGTATTTTACTGGCATTCTCCGGGTTTGAGATCGTCTTTGCAGTTTGCGCGATCGTATTACTATTGTCGCTGTTTCTCAGGGACAGGCTGGAAAGTGAGAGCCGAGAACTGAATAACTGAGAGTTCCTTTCATCTGATTATAGCTCTTTTTATAAATATAGGATCTGAATAGAAACTTTATTATAGGGATTCTTCCTCACAGGAAACATGCAAAAAAATGAGAGAGAACTTACATCCCTTACATCCTTATACTTCAGGCTTCTGATGGCAATTGTCTTCCTGCCGTTCTTTTTCCAGCTGGCGGCAGCTGCAACAGACATCCTTGAAGTGAGTTCAGTGGACGTCCCGCAAGGGGCAGTCATCCTGATAGTTGACGGCCTTAGTTCATCATATCTCTATCCCGAGCTGGTCCCCTACTCGCTGGATGGCAGAGTGCTTCCGAAAGTCAAGTCAGACAATCTCTCGTTTATCATGGAGCAGAGCTGCAGGGTGCTCGATGTGCGGGCTCCCCAGACATATACAGAAGCGGGTCATTCGGTCCTTGTCACAGGGTACACAAAAGCACTTTCAGACTCGGTTAGCGGTTCCGGCACTACCATATATGATATAGCCCACGAATACGGATACTACACGTTTGCTGTCATGCAGAAAGGCGATTCTTCGGCTATCTGCTCCAAGCAGGACGTGATCATACACGATGCCACCAATTCTATAAACGAGCCTGAGATGCTGGTCATTACAAATATCCGCGACTCGGGGCAGAAACAGATCCCACTGAAAGTTGCCGCTCTCATGCAGGACAGCCTGCCGTCGCTTAATGAGCATCTGAGTGGATTTCCTGAAGGATCACAGCAGCGTTATGACATATATGATAACTGGGCGATCGACACTGCAATGGATGTGATGGACCATATGCAGGCCAATTATCCAGAGCAGCATTATCTGTTGACTGTAAATGTAGGAGGAGTCGATTCTGCGGGTCACTACAAAAAAGATAAGGGATACATAGATTCTATCGAAGGCATTGATGCCGCATGTATGGACCTGTACCGGAAGTGCGAAGAGAATAATCTTGCCTTCATCTTCGTATCCGATCATGGGATGGCTTTCCCGAGCCCGGATTCGCGGGGCGGGCATCAGGCTGCCAAGTATTCAGGCACCAATGAAGCACAGAAGGTGCCCTTTGTGATCTCTGCAAGTGGTATTAAAGACGGCGTTATTGAAGGCAGCTATGGGCAGGAGGATATTGCGCCGACAATACTTGAAGTGCTCTACCTGCCGGATGAGCTCCGCCTTTCTGACGGGAAGGCTATTCCTTTCAGGGACCACACGGTGCTGAAAGTATCCGTGCCCCAGAAAGGGAGGCTGGAACTGATCAGCAACGGAGAGACTGCTTATGAGACCATGGCCAACGACGATATATTGCTAAGAGGAGTCGCAACAGGTTCCAGTTATATCATACGCTATACTTCAGAGGATGGCGCCATTAAGTATCTGGAAAAAGAGTTCTTCCTTGAAGGGAGCCAGCACATCGATCTAAGGACCCCTCAGGATGCTTCCAAAAGCGATTTATTTCTTCGCAACCCACGTTACATTATAGGCAGCCTCCTGATAATAGCTGTCAATATTACAGGCTTGCTGCTGATCAGGAAGATAATGAAAGAATAGTTTTGCCTGTGGGCAGGCAAGGTTTCCGCGATGACCGGAGAACACAGCACATCCGAAAGCAGCCGTAAATAAGGTTTCACAGGGCTGCATTTGCTGGTTTGTGCTTCCGGAGAGTGGAGTGCTACAACGTCTCCTGGCTGCACGGTTAAATAGTGTAAAGAATATAGTAATAGATATCAGTGATATTTACTGTGTATCTGCCTGCTCAGGAAGACGCCCATCAGGGTAAAAAATATATTATTGCAGGTAGTAGTAGGAGTTAACGGCGTTAACTCGCTGTTGAGTCATACTAATTGGATCGTAGGGGACCAGAATATGGCAAAGGTGGAAATCGACGTAAGGGGTCAGACATGTCCTGTCCCGCTTGTAGAGTGTCGAAAAGCACTCAGAAAGGCATCGCCAGGTGATGAGGTAGTAGTCATGGGGACACATCCGGCTTCCAAGAAAGAGATACCGATGGCCTGCCAGGCCATGGGACTTGAGGTTCTTGATATAGAGGAAAAAGACAACGAATGGAAGATCCGGATAAAAAGGTAGGCGGCGCCAAAAATGACAGGAAAGGCAGTTATCGTGGTCCATAGTGGTGACCTGGACAAGATATACAGCGCACTAATCATCGGCAACGGAGCCCTGTCCATGGGGATGGAGGCTTCCCTTTACTTTACTTTCTGGGGACTGCAGCGTCTTAAGAAAGGCGGTCTGGACAAAGGACCCCTATCTAAGATGCACATGCTGGGGCTTGGCAGGTGGATGGTTGGCAAAAGGATGAAAAAAGCCAATGTAGCACCGCTTGAGAAGCTCATGGAGGATTACAAGGAGCTCGGTGGCAGGATTATCGCCTGCGAGATGACGATGGAAATAATGGGTATCAAACCCGATGAGCTGCGCAGGGACTGGATAGATGAGTACGGAGCCGTGGGTACTTACATCCACGAGGCAAAAGATGCCAGTATCACACTTTTCATTTAAAGTTCTCATTAAATTCTATCAGATATGGAGGTTAAATGTTAGATAAGACAGTTTATCTTGATAATGCTGCCAGTACACGCCTTGATGAAAGGGTGCTGGAAGCCATGAAGCCATACTACTTTGATACGTATGCTGTGGCTACTTCCGAATTTGGGTATTCCATGGGTATCGATGCCAAGGAAGGGCTTGAGAATGCAC is part of the Methanolobus chelungpuianus genome and harbors:
- a CDS encoding type II toxin-antitoxin system RelE/ParE family toxin; translation: MIDVSYSLYILPECQKDIKRLTKKNPHLQNVLEKKISEILENPTRFKPLRNELAGYYRVHIMTSFVLILAVDMKQRTVSLVHFSHHDDAYNW
- a CDS encoding viperin family antiviral radical SAM protein — encoded protein: MRIRSANWHLTMACNYSCRFCFYKNMKGEFKGCERARHILEVLKARGIEKINFAGGEPLLHKDLNCFLKLAKEMGFVVSIVTNGSLLNENNLREMSEYVDWVGISVDSAEEKIEKQLGRGYGNHVEHVRRMCRLVHDNGMGLKINTTVTRLNYSEDMRPFISSLAPARWKIFQMLSMKGQNSDALDPLLTCDEFEMFRDINKGLVLSNGAAPTFESTDDMLESYLIIGFDGNILLSRGNQRSTIPLEELNCLELADLVDSCEY
- a CDS encoding DUF2551 domain-containing protein, encoding MESIRSKIKRRLQRFIELDVNGLRSHILSKFLSVKETTVDELHASITEKYEISRSAVASMVGYIYSKIGILRSHKESYKTPIVYSLKEEYADLIRSALESGSTQQLAV
- a CDS encoding MFS transporter, which encodes MDKNRLLLYMTVFLIMGLSNSVIPVLPEMAALWQGNGGVLASSLLFSGYFIGALLTMLPFGMLSDRYEKRSLILIAITLTLVSGVVLLRSGNLYMLVLARLVEGVACGAFFPVAYAVLSEYPQRNRYIGEFNFLLNAGLAVGVALAGYLAEWSIRGGILVFTLMAMVVLAAGISALRREDTGTGRTQIKPKKVRVDRRQDKMPSPGKIAGHFADRDFYRIWIISFLLFGISGVLTAFYPEYSQDMLSKAALGLSIAAMYVSAMAANIVVGRMDIHYNVLIRGGVVIAVGGALLAIIYPLPGFALIGTGSGAAMIGLPVAVAHMRIPRGLAMGIFNTYTYAGMGLMPVIAGILLAFSGFEIVFAVCAIVLLLSLFLRDRLESESRELNN
- a CDS encoding alkaline phosphatase family protein, yielding MQKNERELTSLTSLYFRLLMAIVFLPFFFQLAAAATDILEVSSVDVPQGAVILIVDGLSSSYLYPELVPYSLDGRVLPKVKSDNLSFIMEQSCRVLDVRAPQTYTEAGHSVLVTGYTKALSDSVSGSGTTIYDIAHEYGYYTFAVMQKGDSSAICSKQDVIIHDATNSINEPEMLVITNIRDSGQKQIPLKVAALMQDSLPSLNEHLSGFPEGSQQRYDIYDNWAIDTAMDVMDHMQANYPEQHYLLTVNVGGVDSAGHYKKDKGYIDSIEGIDAACMDLYRKCEENNLAFIFVSDHGMAFPSPDSRGGHQAAKYSGTNEAQKVPFVISASGIKDGVIEGSYGQEDIAPTILEVLYLPDELRLSDGKAIPFRDHTVLKVSVPQKGRLELISNGETAYETMANDDILLRGVATGSSYIIRYTSEDGAIKYLEKEFFLEGSQHIDLRTPQDASKSDLFLRNPRYIIGSLLIIAVNITGLLLIRKIMKE
- a CDS encoding sulfurtransferase TusA family protein; the encoded protein is MAKVEIDVRGQTCPVPLVECRKALRKASPGDEVVVMGTHPASKKEIPMACQAMGLEVLDIEEKDNEWKIRIKR
- a CDS encoding DsrE/DsrF/DrsH-like family protein, encoding MTGKAVIVVHSGDLDKIYSALIIGNGALSMGMEASLYFTFWGLQRLKKGGLDKGPLSKMHMLGLGRWMVGKRMKKANVAPLEKLMEDYKELGGRIIACEMTMEIMGIKPDELRRDWIDEYGAVGTYIHEAKDASITLFI